The genomic interval AAAAGCATATTATCTATTTTGCAAGAATTGTCTTTAGGGTATCTTCGAATCATGACTCAACGGTTAAAAATATTATCCATTGCACTATTCGTAATAAACGGGATTTATTCCTGCTCAACTGAATCAGAGGTGAAAAAACAGTCATCTTCTCCGCTTTCCGCTAAGGACTATATCGCCGAAGGAGAAACGGATGATTGCTATGTAACTTCCGCTGAAGAATTAAAAATTCAGTTCCACGGTTGTAAAGCGCATCAATAGAATCTAACCAAGGATTGAAACGACGAGTAATAATATTATTCGTCGTTTTTTTGTACTAATAACTCACCTTCGCTTTTGGCAATTACTGCAGAAGCAAGACAATTCCCCAAAACATTCACCGAAGTTCGTGCCATATCCATTAATGCATCAATCCCAAGAATAATTCCTGCCTTTTCCACGCTAATTCCCAAGTGCTTGTAATCCATCAATGTCGTTGTGAGAATTACAAATGAGGCACCTCGAACTCCTGCAACCCCTTTACTAGTAAGCATCAATGTTAAACAAATCATGATTTGTTGTCCAATTGATAAATCTACGCCACTCATTTGAGCCACGAATACGGTAGCCATCGACAAATAGAGTGTTGTTCCGTCCAAATTGAAAGAATATCCTGTTGGAATGACAAATCCAACAATTTTCTTCGAAATCCCAAACCGCTCCATATTTTCAAGAGCTTTTGGCAATGCAGCCTCACTACTCGCCGTTGCAAATGCAATTGAAACAGGTTCTGTAACCGCTTTCAGAAATGCGCGAATGGGTACTTTTGCAATCAATGCTATTGGAAGGAGAACTACTAAGACAAAAATGATTAAGGTTACATAAAGAGTTCCTACCAATTTCATAAGATTCCCGAGCACTTCCGTTCCAGAATTCGCTACTGTATATGCGATTGAACCAAAAACAGCGAAAGGAGCCACATACATCACAATATCCGTAAACTTAAACATGACTTCCGACATGCTTTCCATCCAATTGAGCATTGTTTCCTTGTGTTTTATGTTTTGAACCATGCTCAAGGCTATTGCAAAAATCAATGAGAAAATCACAATTTGAAGTACTTGATTTTCGACAATCGCTTTGGCAAAATTTTCCGGAAAAATATCTACGAAATGATCTTTGGGCTTTTCCAATTGAAGTAATAATTCAGATGATTTCTCTTTCATTTGTTCAGATACCTCCACTTGCTGAACTCCTTTTCCAGCTTGAGAAATATTGATTGCCGCCAATCCTAAAAACAATGCGAATGTTGTAACAATTTCAAAGTAAATAATACTCTTCAAGCCAATTCGACCTACTTGTTTCAAGCTACTGTGTCCAGCAATTCCAACTACTAATGTTGAAAAGATCAAAGGTGCAACCAATGTTTTAATCAAACGCAAGAAAATATCTCCAAAGCGTTTAAATTCGAGTGATAATTCAGGAAAATCCAAACCAATAGCAACACCAATAATCATCGATGAAAAGATCCAAATTGACAGTTTCTTCGTCCTGATTGAGAAGCCAATAAGCATTCCCATCAAAATGAATTTCAAAATATGTCCTATAATATAAAAATCATTTATCCTTTCAACATAAAACATTCCAGCAATTGCTGTATAAATCCCCAGATAAAAGAGTAAATTTCGATTGTTTCTGAACAAAAACCAAGCTGCAATACTTCCTCCTACAATCGTTCCGAAGAAAGTTCCCATAATCATCAAGCCAACAGGATCAACATCTTTATTAAACAATCTTATTAGAACCAAGACGGCATAAAATATAGCTATTGTGAGAATTAGAGCAATTTTTTTATTGTTTTTCATAGGGACAATTTTAAACCGATTTCAGCAATGAGCACAAATTTAGCAGGATAAAAATGAAAACAAAACGGTTTTTTTTTGAAAAAAAATCAGAAACTATGTTCATGTCTAAGGAATATTTGTAATATTGCAACATCATTTTTGAAATCACAAAGCTTTTCGCACGTATTCAATCGAATACAACACAAATAGTCCACAATCTTATATGAATAATAAAGACTTAGAAGGTAAGTTATTACCAGAATTAAGGGAAATTGCTAAATCTCTTGGAGTTAAAAAAGTTGAATCATTCAAAAAAAATGAGTTGATTGATCAAATTCAAGCCAATTCAACAAGTACTCCAGAAGTAGAGAAAGTTGCAGCTAAGCCGAAAGCAAAAAAAGAATCTGAGCCGAAAGCTGATCGCATGTCGCCAACAGCTTCAGCCATGGCACAAGTCCCAACAGCAGATTTATTTACTAATGAAGCTCCAAAAACGGAATCGGTAGATGAAAAACCCGCGGTAAAAACTGAAAAGCGTAAACGTATTCCTGCGGATAATGCGCCTGCTCCGAAAGTTGCTGATGCTCAGAATGAAGTTTCAAAGCAAGAAACTACTGAAGAAGCAAAACCTGAAGAAACTCCTGCAGCTGCTTCAGCGACAGAAACAACTTCAAAAGAGGGACAACCGGCACCAATACGCCCATTTGAACGATTAGTGAATAAAAATCGTCCAAACCCGAACCAAAACAATAACGCAAATAGAAATAACCCAAATCAGAATAAACCAAAAACCAATAATCCAGGAGAGAATCAAACAAATTCAACGCCAGGAGAAGCTCAAGGAAATTCGAACCAAGGGAATCAAAATCAACCCAATAATCAAAACCAGGAGCGTCAGAATAACAATCAGCGCAATCCGAACCAACAAAATCAGAACAACCAACAACGAAATCCGAATCAAAACCCGAATGGGAATCAAAATCCCAATCAGAATCGTCCGCAAAATCAAAATTCTCAACAACAAGAAGAGAAAATTGATGAGGAAGCTTACAACTTAGTTGGAATTGTTACCGCTGAGGGAGTTTTAGAGGTGATTCAAGATGGTTACGGGTTTTTGCGTTCTTCGGATTATAATTACTTACCATCTCCGGATGATGTTTACGTTTCTCAAAGTCAGATTAAATTATTCGGACTTAAAACAGGTGATACTGTCAGAGGAACAATTCGTCCACCAAGAGAAGGTGAGAAATTCTTCCCATTAGTAAAAGTAGACTCTATTAACGGTAGAGATCCAAGTTATATTCGTGACCGTGTTCCTTTTGAATACTTGACTCCCCTATTTCCGGATGAGAAATTCAAATTAACTGGCCACAAAGAAGAATCTATGTCGACACGTGTCATGGATTTATTCGCTCCAATTGGAAAAGGACAACGTGGAATGATTGTAGCACAACCTAAAACAGGTAAAACCATGTTGTTGAAGGATGTTGCAAACGCAATCGCTGCAAATCATCCAGAAGTATACTTAATCGTATTATTAATTGATGAGCGACCTGAAGAGGTAACGGATATGGCTAGAAGCGTAAAAGCAGAAGTTGTAGCTTCAACCTTTGACGAGCCAGCAGATCGCCATGTAAAAGTTGCTAATATCGTTTTGGAGAAAGCAAAACGCATGGTAGAATGTGGACATGATGTTGTTATTCTATTAGATTCCATCACACGTCTAGCCCGTGCATACAATACTGTTTCTCCTGCTTCTGGAAAAGTACTTTCGGGTGGTGTGGATGCAAATGCATTACACAAACCAAAACGTTTCTTCGGAGCTGCGCGTAAAATTGAAAACGGAGGGTCTCTTTCCATTCTTGCAACTGCATTAACGGAAACAGGTTCCAAAATGGACGAAGTAATCTTTGAAGAGTTTAAAGGAACTGGTAACATGGAGCTTCAATTAGATCGTAAGATTTCCAACAGAAGAATTTATCCAGCAATCGATATTATTTCTTCTGGAACAAGACGTGAGGATTTGTTGGTTGGAAAAGATGTACTTCAAAGAATCTGGTTACTGCGCAAGTTTATTGCAGACATGAACCCTGTAGAAGCAATGGAATTTGTGAAAGGACACATGGAAAACACCCGTTCCAACGAAGAGTTTTTAGTATCAATGAATTCATAAATAGTTGAGTCCTTCCTCCATAACGGCGGAGGGACTTTTTTTTAAGTTTAAACATGCGCACATCAACAAAAATTGCTTTATTATTTACAGGCATCTGGTTTTTAGGCAAATACTGCTTTTTTTATTTCCAACTCTTTCAATCAACAGAAAAATATCCCATTCAAGTTATGTGGAATATTTTGTGTTTGCTCCTTGCAATGTCTGTTGGAAGTTTAATTGAAAAACGAAAAGAGATTCGAAGCGAAAGTTCTGCTTTAGGCGATATCAAATCTATTTTAGGAATCGGTATGATTTACACCCTTATTGTTGGGGGATTAATTTATGTTTATTACGCTAAAATAGATCCAGCTTATAATGAAAATCAAATTGCGGTCATTCAAGAATCAATGGAGAAGCTAGTTGACAATCCTGTTGAGTTGAAGAAATTTAAAGAAGCGCGACCGGAATTTGAAGCCTTGTCAAAAGAGGAAATTCTTCGAAAATCTGCTGAAAGTATTAAACCTTGGTATCAAGCAAGCACAGTCATGACCATTTCTCTTTTAGGAATGTTGATGCTTTCGGTAATCAACTCATTGGTACTAACAATCATTTATAGAAGACTCTTATTTAGACAAGCTAAGTAAAAGTTCTTCTCCCAGTCTTTCGTAATCAATCCCATCAAAATTTCCTGAAGACATCATTAAAAGCACTGAATTATCCCAGTTATTCGCTTTGATAAATTCGAGCACTTCGCTTGTTTCATTCACTACTTTTACCTTTCCTCCAAAAGCAGCTTGAACTTGCTCAATCGTTAAAGGTTCTAATTTCTTATGTGCAACCACAGCTGGACTAAAATAAACCAAGGCTTCATCTGCAGCATTCATTGCTCCATCATAAAGCGGCAAGAATTCTTTTCTGAGCGATGAAAAAGTATGCAATTCCATGCAAGCAACCACATTTCGAGTTGGATATTGTTCTTTCACCGCTGAAGTCGTAGCTTTCAATTTAGAAGGCGAATGCGCAAAGTCTTTATACATCGTGAATGAGTTGCAATCCACAACCTTCTGAAGACGTTTTCCAGCACCTTTAAACGTTTTAATGGCGGTTAGAAAGTCATGATTTGAAATATACATTGATTCTGCTAAATGCATTGCTCCAACTAAATTTTGAAGGTTATGCGCTCCAAAAATATTTAATTCATATTCTTTTCCATCAAAACTCATCACTGTTCCAGAATCCGTAGTTCGGTATGAAGGCGTTTGATAAGCAATCGTATCTAATTTGGCTTCAAATTCTTCTCCAAGCTCTTTCAAAGTCGGATCTTCCATATTATAGATTAAGATCCCCCCTGGTTCAATAACGTCACAAAAGATTCTGAATTGCTCCACATAGTTCTCCCAAGTTGGAAAAACATTAATGTGATCCCAAGCAATTCCACTGATTAATGCTGTATTTGGCTTGTACAAATGAAATTTTGGTCTTCTATCAATGGGTGAACTCAAATACTCATCACCTTCCAGTATCATGAATTTAGCTTCGTCCGTTAACTTCACCATACAATC from Fluviicola taffensis DSM 16823 carries:
- a CDS encoding dicarboxylate/amino acid:cation symporter, producing the protein MKNNKKIALILTIAIFYAVLVLIRLFNKDVDPVGLMIMGTFFGTIVGGSIAAWFLFRNNRNLLFYLGIYTAIAGMFYVERINDFYIIGHILKFILMGMLIGFSIRTKKLSIWIFSSMIIGVAIGLDFPELSLEFKRFGDIFLRLIKTLVAPLIFSTLVVGIAGHSSLKQVGRIGLKSIIYFEIVTTFALFLGLAAINISQAGKGVQQVEVSEQMKEKSSELLLQLEKPKDHFVDIFPENFAKAIVENQVLQIVIFSLIFAIALSMVQNIKHKETMLNWMESMSEVMFKFTDIVMYVAPFAVFGSIAYTVANSGTEVLGNLMKLVGTLYVTLIIFVLVVLLPIALIAKVPIRAFLKAVTEPVSIAFATASSEAALPKALENMERFGISKKIVGFVIPTGYSFNLDGTTLYLSMATVFVAQMSGVDLSIGQQIMICLTLMLTSKGVAGVRGASFVILTTTLMDYKHLGISVEKAGIILGIDALMDMARTSVNVLGNCLASAVIAKSEGELLVQKNDE
- the rho gene encoding transcription termination factor Rho; translated protein: MNNKDLEGKLLPELREIAKSLGVKKVESFKKNELIDQIQANSTSTPEVEKVAAKPKAKKESEPKADRMSPTASAMAQVPTADLFTNEAPKTESVDEKPAVKTEKRKRIPADNAPAPKVADAQNEVSKQETTEEAKPEETPAAASATETTSKEGQPAPIRPFERLVNKNRPNPNQNNNANRNNPNQNKPKTNNPGENQTNSTPGEAQGNSNQGNQNQPNNQNQERQNNNQRNPNQQNQNNQQRNPNQNPNGNQNPNQNRPQNQNSQQQEEKIDEEAYNLVGIVTAEGVLEVIQDGYGFLRSSDYNYLPSPDDVYVSQSQIKLFGLKTGDTVRGTIRPPREGEKFFPLVKVDSINGRDPSYIRDRVPFEYLTPLFPDEKFKLTGHKEESMSTRVMDLFAPIGKGQRGMIVAQPKTGKTMLLKDVANAIAANHPEVYLIVLLIDERPEEVTDMARSVKAEVVASTFDEPADRHVKVANIVLEKAKRMVECGHDVVILLDSITRLARAYNTVSPASGKVLSGGVDANALHKPKRFFGAARKIENGGSLSILATALTETGSKMDEVIFEEFKGTGNMELQLDRKISNRRIYPAIDIISSGTRREDLLVGKDVLQRIWLLRKFIADMNPVEAMEFVKGHMENTRSNEEFLVSMNS
- a CDS encoding DUF4199 domain-containing protein, giving the protein MRTSTKIALLFTGIWFLGKYCFFYFQLFQSTEKYPIQVMWNILCLLLAMSVGSLIEKRKEIRSESSALGDIKSILGIGMIYTLIVGGLIYVYYAKIDPAYNENQIAVIQESMEKLVDNPVELKKFKEARPEFEALSKEEILRKSAESIKPWYQASTVMTISLLGMLMLSVINSLVLTIIYRRLLFRQAK
- a CDS encoding UDP-N-acetylmuramate--L-alanine ligase, with the translated sequence MNVHFIAIGGSAMHNLAIALSRKGAVVTGSDDEIFEPSRTRLEKQGILPDSIGWFPEKITSDLDAVILGMHAREDNPELLKAKELNIPIYSYPEYLYEQSKNKYRIVIGGSHGKTTITSMLLHVVNALGLNVDYMVGAQLEGYDCMVKLTDEAKFMILEGDEYLSSPIDRRPKFHLYKPNTALISGIAWDHINVFPTWENYVEQFRIFCDVIEPGGILIYNMEDPTLKELGEEFEAKLDTIAYQTPSYRTTDSGTVMSFDGKEYELNIFGAHNLQNLVGAMHLAESMYISNHDFLTAIKTFKGAGKRLQKVVDCNSFTMYKDFAHSPSKLKATTSAVKEQYPTRNVVACMELHTFSSLRKEFLPLYDGAMNAADEALVYFSPAVVAHKKLEPLTIEQVQAAFGGKVKVVNETSEVLEFIKANNWDNSVLLMMSSGNFDGIDYERLGEELLLSLSK